From the genome of Eublepharis macularius isolate TG4126 chromosome 4, MPM_Emac_v1.0, whole genome shotgun sequence:
TTCTGGACCTAACCCCACTGCTGGAGTGAAATTCTACAGCCTTACTTAGAATATTTGCTGAGAACTTATGCTACAATTCTGTACTCAGGAATAAATCCTATTGGAATATTTTTCTAATTAAACAAGATGGGACTACTACATTCCTTTGGTGTCTGTTACTGAAGTGCAAGACAGAGTAATCCAGTCAAGAATAATTACAAGATTAATCCCAAAAATGTCAACCATTtgtatcattatgaaggaaaagGCATCTTTCCATTCAGTGAGACAGTCAATTCCTTGTGAATGATTCTCCTTGGAAACAACTAGCAATATGTGGCCTGAACTAAGTCCCAGGATTTTTGCTGCTTAATTTTAGGAGTTGTTTTGAGTAGCAACAATTATTCCAAACTATTTGCACAAGAGATTTTCTCCAGTCTAGCATACCGAAAGGTTTTCAGCAACACTCAACTGCCTGTTTCCATATGAATCTGGTTACCTCAGTTCTTATATAAACTGCAATGATGCTACTCTAAACCTGAGGCACAGAAAGGAACTTTAGCTGTGGAAAAAGGGTGCAAGGTCAGCATCTATTGTAACACATATATATCAGTGCAGCTGAAACAACAGAATAAAATGTTACTGCAGAAAGTCACTTCACCAGGTTTCTCATTATATTTATAGAGGAGCCTCGGTACCCTCCTCCAAAGTGATTCCAGTGGTTCATGTAGTGGAATAGTTGGTATAACTTGAGCCGTTTCTCaaaacctggggctttggggatTTTATTGTGGTAGGCAGAATAAAAAGAACCACTAAAGCCACCGAACATCCCAGCAATTGCTAACTCATACTCAGAGTGACCGTAGAAAGATGCAGGATCAAAGATAATAGGGCCTGAATCATCCTCCGCTACATTTCCTCCCCACAGGTCCCCATGTAAAAGAGCAGGAATTATCTCCATATCACCAAACAAACTGGGTATCTTCAGctgaaaaagaaagcaagagTTACTACAGTTCATTTGAAAGGGCAAAAAGGGACTATAACTGATTTTAGGCAGTTGATGTCTAATGATCCAAATCCATGGCAGAGATAGTGTAAGTTATGGGCGCAGCCAGACCGAACTGCATAGGACTGGGTTATACGTCACACACAAGGATACATACAAAAGCCTCCTCAAACTCAAAAATTAATTAACTGTCTTTGCAAGTACCTTGTTACCACTTAAACTAAAACTGTTTGACCAACAATTTTATTTCTGTAAAACCAACAAGCCAAAACTACAGTTCTACGTTGAGTCTAATAAGCGAAGAAATATTTTAATTCCACATTTCTTCTCACATGACACATAATAACAAAGTTTCAATTTCTTGCCCAACTGAAGTGAAGAGAGTTCTGGCTTTTAATTATAATTAATGCACTCAGTTACCCATTTTATCAGGTTCCAATTGGAAAACATTCTTAATTAcaatgcaaaatagaaaagaaagcaTTCCCTAAATCCCATAAGTAGAAACCTTCTAATATTCAAGGTCACATCACCAGCACAACAGCTGGACCCATGATGGATTATGCAGATAAACAGATCAAGACACCCCCTGGTTCACATATGGGCCAATTTAAACAAGTTACAACATGGAtacaggatcctgacatctgtgaaagccacaactTGTACACTGtacccttgcccatcttggctgctaaaatcatgtaaagaccatATAAATGAGCCATATAAATGATTgatataaatcaatcactaactcagggcatcttccctTGATCTCTCTAATAGGCAGTTACCTacccgctacttaaaaaaccatccctaaacAAAAACGACATGGCCAGTTATCACTCTATCTCCAATCTGCCCTTTCCTGACAAAGTGATTGAAAGAGTGGTAGCTGACCAActtcaggtcttcttggataaatcTGGTGCTTTTGACCCATTTCAGCTGGGATTCAGGCTGAGTATGGGACAGAGACTGCTCTGGTGGCATTAGTTGATGATCTCCGcctgaacatagacaaaggccatgcttctttgttgatCCTCCGGGACCTATCTGCTGCCTTTGATATAGTAGACCATACCATCTTGTTGAGGCGCCTGGAGGCTGAATCaagtatcaaaggatgtgcctcacattggtttaaatagtttctcttgGAATAAACTCAAAGGGTAGCTGCAGAATGGAAATGATCTTGCGAAGTtccacaatcttatcccccatgttgttcaacctctatgtaaagcctttagaagagcTCATTCATAGCTAGAGAACtgaatgccatcaatatgcaggtaacacccagctctgtatctcaatATCCAAATCACCATGGGATGGAGCAGAGATCTTAGGTCACTGTTTGATGGCtgtgatcaaatggctgaaagcaaacaaactgaaactgaacacagacaagatggaagtgttgctggttgggaaggcagagatcttgaaggtcaTCAtgtttcccacttttgatggaattTGTCGGATCCTTACAGACTCAGTCAAGAGTCTAGGGGTAATGCTGAATCCAGCACTACtgatagaaaagcaaattaaggtgtctgcaaaaaatgctttccccaaactcagcctagcctggaagatggtcccctacctcaacatggcccatctgaccacctggatccttgccatggtaacatcaagacttgactactgcaatgcattgTACATTGGTCTCCTCTCTAAGTTAATTCGGagcctccagttggtgcagaatgctgcagttggCTATTACCAGGAGCTAGGAAaaacatgaatattactcccattctacagtcattctattggcttcctatcagttaccaagctcaattcaaggcaTTGGTCATCACCTATAAAGCTCTCTATGGCCTTCGTCCATCATAagtatgggaccacctctctccctatattccaccacagcaaccttgctcatctgaacaggttctTTTACAGGTGGCACCTTTCATAcaggcaaaatcagcagtgcctcatatatgggcattctctgtggtggcccccactttatggaatggtctacctgaggggGTTAGGAAAGCTCCCTGCCCAgccttccataaatgatgcaaaaacgaattgttcaagagggctttttgctcagatgagaGGGTTGTACTACATGTGGTCTCAAGAGATACACCATAAAGGGATAGGAAACTCATCAGTAAAGAGATAAcaagggaccacagacttcactacagttgctgtaaacagtgagggaccatagactacaCTACTATTACAATATGTATGATCCTGCGGGGTAGTTCCAACATTGCTTAATATATCCATCATGGAATCTGCCTATGCTCTGTCTCAACACTATTATACCTGtaaacctttcttttcattctttctttctgcttAAATCTTGCAAcctgcatgtatatacccattacatgcgTGTTCAAAtgtcttgatattgattgtattggctcacactatgtaatatgccttgagcctcagtgagaaaggcagactataaatgacataaataaaaaataaataagacatAAGGACTGCAGCCAACTGACCATGGGGAAGACCCTGCCCTACCACTGACACAAAGCAGCAGCAGAATATGATCACTGTCAAAGATCTCAGCCCAGAAATCTCATGAGATAGGACACTTTTACAGGATGTGCATATGGAAGCCATTTAGCAGAGAAATGGGGGTAGTTATTTCTGGGGTGGAGATCTGGCAAGGCCAATCAAGAGAAGAACAGAAAGAGGGCACAGAGGattttatacccacctttctgtCACTAGCAGAGCAGTTGTAAAGCCATTGACATTGCCAGGCTTCGAAGTCCATGGCTCTGCTCAAGATTGCACTAAAGTGGCTAACCTTCTCGATCCCCCGTGAGACTGTTGGGTTGCATAGCAAAATACATTTATGGCTTTTGAAGAATACAGCAGCCACCGAAAATTCAGAAGCTGGCCATCCCTATCCTAAAATATCAATTGCATAATCTTAGAATGCAATGGAAACAACTGGTGGATGTCCTGCTACCAAATCAACAtttgggtggggggcggggggagttctGAAAAAAGAAATACACTATAAAACATTTGTTTAGTTCAGCAAAACTAAGAATTTTCATTAGAGATCTCTAGCCCTTACCCACAGCCAAAGAGTTCCAGGGGTTTCCTAAGGAAATGGAGTAACTAAAGCAGTTTAAAGGTGTAGGGCAAATATGCCAAGACACGGCAGCTGTAAAATCCCTATTAATTTCCAACCTCTAAATTCCTATTACGATCAAAAGAAGCTTAAAACTGAACAGCTTGTCGATTTCTCTAATTATTATTAACCTTGCTGGACTGGCTTCCTTTCTACCAGCCACGAAAGTTAATTTGGTGAGAGCTTTGTGCTGAACCAAATAGCAACTCTATATTGGTGTGAAAAtaaacagcattttttaaaaaatatgagagTGCCCTCAAAAACTCCCTTGGAAAACCAATACCTGTAGCTGTGCCCAAAGCTCTCTTGCCTCCCTATCTCCTGAATTCTTTTCAATCATGTCCATTTGAGGCTGGATTCGCTGTCTGGCAAAGAAAGTCACCCAGTCCTGTTGCCAGTCATTCACCTGcaaaaacagaaaagcaaaaatTTCAACTGTGATTTAGATCTACAGGACAGCAGCACCTTGAAGTAAAGAGAACCTTTGGAAAAAGGCAGACAACAGGCCGTAAATTAagtaatagtacaatcctaagtagagctatacccttctaagtccactgaaacccctttgggtccctactggggagaaaagcaagatacaaataaaaataaacaatgcgTTTACAAGTGTGTAACTCTGCAAGGATGCCATGGCCTGCAGTTTGTAAGACccgagcaagactgttaatgataggacattctggaggccactgattcatagggtcaccatgaaCCAGATGTAACATgacaacacacaacacacaatttTGTATTATTTAAACAAAACTATCCATTCACACTTTCTATAGTACTGGAAGTGTTCTAAGTGTTGCAGAGACCAGACTGTCAGAATGACTCAGACACTTTACAAGATATAAAGTTATACAGAGTTGTTTTTTAATATAAAggctcttgtttttttaaaaaatctcaagccttgaataaataaaacagaacagAGCTCTTCTGGCTCTCAGGTTCTTCTCAGGCTCAATATGAGTCCGAAACTGCAGTTTGCAAAGCACACAAACATTCACTTGCACCCCTCAACTGCTGCTTTCCTTTCCAACTGTTCTTTCTGAAAATCAACAAATTACACTGCTGCAAATGGTGCAGTACCAAAATTTATCTAATTAAGTCAGAAGGGCCAGCTTCATACAGCTTGCTCAGTGTACTCCTTTTACAGAAAAGCCTACCAGTGTTGCACTGAGTTTTGGCTTCCAGCAGTTCTACCTTTGAATGCTGTGCCATGCAGCTAGCAACAGCCCAGGCACTGAAGGGCACCTCTGTTTCCTGGAGCATTCACTGGCGAAGCAGCAGCACCCGCTGTCTGAGCACTGCAGGGCAAAATCTGGGTACCAGGATCTACTACCACCAATGGTGCCCATGACCCCAGCCCTGGAATCTTTAGGCTCATTTATATAAATTAATGTGCTGTTTCCCCAAATGGAACATTAAAACTATTCCTGCACAAATCTtatattctcttttaaaaaaaacagtattttgATTTTGTGGTTTACAGATTCTTATTTACTCTTCAAGTTTCCCAGTACAGAAGAGTCATGAATATAAAGAAACAAACCTGCAGAACCTACCTGTGGAAGATAACCACAACAAGTGACCGCATGGAACCCAAACTTTTCTACAAATTGAACATCTGACTGTTCTTCAACTTTACCTTGCGAAAAATAGAGAGTGATTGATTACTTTGAATACAACACTGCACTAAAAATACGAACCATTATATTGCTATTATTTTAAACCTTAATAATTGCTTGTTGCTCCAACCACCATGAGAACAATTATTTAAGGAGGATATGTACAAGTTGCAAACATGCCTGCCTTTGCTCCACCAAGCTTTAAAAACCTACAGAACACACAACACTCAGACCTCCATGATTTAATAAATCAGCAGCTATAACAAAGGGACTGAGACGCCACAATCTGCTTGTACGTTTTTCATAAACACACAGTTGCCCTTGCTTGATCCTTGAACTGATCTACCAAAATAATCCCAGTggaatagccatgttagtctattgtagtaaaacaaaacagaaaaccagcagcaccttcatactggaataaatgttgttagcagggcttttttcagcaggaaggcggtggaacggagttccggaacttttAAGACCATttttaaatggtcacatggccggtggcctcgccccttgatctccagacagaggggagtttagattgccctccgtaccgcggcacagagggcaatctaaactcccctctgtctggagatcaaggggtgaggccaccggccacgtgtccattttcaccaagggtcatttaaactttaaaaaactcctctctcgttccagctgacccaaagtgatgtcattgtgcggtcccgagttccaccactgagttccaccacctcttttcccagaaaaaagtcctggttgttagtctttaaggtgtctaTTGGACACCACTGTTTTGTTCTGACCCACAAAAACAACCCTTTAAAGCTACTCCTTCCTAAATGCACCAGAAGAAAAGAGGCAGAGGCAAGTTGTAGAGGGATGAGCTCTCCAttctcccaccttttcccctcaAGACATACATCTGAATCAAAAATACCCTCCTTTCTCTGCCTCAGGAGGCTTGTCTGCTTAATTTTGGAACGGGTTTCCAAACATACTACATGTTTATCTGACTGGTGCTTTATTTTTGGAAGTCTTCTTTCACTGTTCATTTAAATGTTGAAATCTGGTGTGGCATGGAAGGAGAAATCACTGAAAAGATTTTgagaagaggaaaattatttCATTACTGACAAAAGTGCTAGCAAATTAGCATTGTGCAAATTTGGTTTCTTCTTTAAATGAGACATATATATTCCTTAGAAGTATGTTGTATATGTGACAAACACGTTCCCATGGTGGATCCACTCTGTAATTATTCTTGTCTGTAGAAACTATAGGAAAGGAATAGTTTGGAATTGTATtccctgccttttttttaaacaatgataAAAGGCAAATCTAGCAATTTTCATATTCTACATAATAATTCTGTGTTAAATGAATACTGGTGAAACAAATGTGCATTTTAAAGGAAGGAGATTATTTATTTAAGTCAAAGTTCATCCTAAGTAATCGAGTACCCAGACTGGTGTGATTCAATTTCTGTGGCCAACATGTAATAAGAAATTGAAATATCCAATACAAATGCTTTACATTtaaaagtggatttttttcatCTATATAGGTGATGAGTAAGATTGTTATCTATATTATGTTTCTACTCACGCAGTAGATATTCTCTGGGTTTTGATATGGTGTTAGAGCAAAACAGAAACATTAACAACTACATTTATGAGTTATACTCTTAAATTAGTGGAATTTAGCAAATCAGAAAAAGCTGCACATTTTACCAATGGTGCTTCCGTCTTTCTTCAACTTCTCCCCAAGTTTTTGATTGTGAAGATGAAGATCAGCTAGTTGTGTCCCAAGTTTTTCTGCATGCCTTAGAAATCAAAACGTTATTTTTAGCTGTAATTCTATAATGTGCAGTATATAATGTACACAGGAAATTCAGTTTGTATAGGGATTTTCTATGGAGATTATCTTATGTCACAGTCAGaaaggttacacacacacacacacacacacacactgaaagaaGTATTAATAATCAGCAGACAGACAGCCTTTTATGTGCCTATTCCTGTCTAAAACCACCACAATCTAAAACCACCACAGGCAAACATCTTCAAACTAGTCCCCACCTGCAACACTAATGCCACCAGTTGGATGGGCATGCACCAACAGGAGCACCCAAATACTTTGGGCCTGGCTACGGCATGGAATCAGGTCTACGTCCCTGCTTGCCTCTTCAACACTATGCTATTGTCAGATTGCTTGCTCAGTACACTAGAGGCAGAACTGGGCTGGCAGTGCCATCTTAAGTagtgttatacccttctaagcccactgaagtcaactggcttagaagggtgttaacTCTGTTTAAAATGCCACTGCAAATGACTCAAATGTCACTTGCTTACATATTGGACTTGACTTATGGCACATTAACAAAAAAATGTTGACCAGTCATTTAAGCCATACATCTGAAGTACACACAATTAAAGATTAAAGATAAAAGCAAGGATATGTAAAATTATCTACTTGATACATAAAGGCCAAACAAGAAAGATCAAATACAAAGTCTTactaaacttttatttttcaagatttaTGATTTGATTACTTAATacagttttatttatatttacagaGAATGTTCATTAAAACCAGAGTACTTTACAATTCTATCTCAGATCAATATTACCATTTGAACTGGGTTGTTTTTACAGAATGTGGTAACATGTTTGCTTCATGTAGAGGGAAATGTTCGTCTAAACACTTCAAAATATAAGACTTCTGGACTTCTGCCATGCATGTCACTTTTTTTCCCTGACAGAGGCTTCTAACTACTACATAACAGAAATTACAGATATACCTTATCCCATCACAGTATCTGCATACCATGAATTGTACACATctccaagcaagaaaaaaagaaaaattggatTACTTTGATGTTCAACAGTACTTTAAAAGACCAGAAATTAAACTTTCTAAATAGAAACCAGGATTTTCTAGATTCTATCCAGTACTGAAGGGACTATATATTGTCCATCTTTGCTTTAAACCACTAAAACTTTACAACAAAATGAAAACCAGTTATATTTATATAACCCAACTTGTATTAAATAATACCAATTTCTTTCTTCAGACAGGCAACAATATCACAGCGAGAACTGAAGAGCTTACCTGTTCAAACTTCTCATGTCCAAATGCTCCATCACAAACATAGCACCACCCTCTGGCAAATCAATAACTTTTATAGGTTTAGGAACTTTCACTGTCTGGGTTTGTAAGATAGCTGTTAAACTTGCCATTTCTCCATCAAACATTCTTCTAGCCTATTGGAGATAAAAAGAAAACGCTTCAAAACATAAAACTTCTTTTACCACTCATACCATGTCCTCCCCCTCTCAACAGTTTTAACAGCTACATAACAAAAATTCTACAGACATACCATTTCCCCAGTATCTGAATGCTGCTAACTGTATAACAACCCTAGCAAGTGAAAAGGAAAATTTATTAACATGACATTCAATAGCCCATATACTAGAAAAGATAACCAACCACATTTTGCTACACTGTCATAGATCCTGCTACGATTGGACCACTAGGTCAAATGGACATGATACTCCATGAAAAACATTACTGAAATCTGCAGCCATCTTAAATCTCAGGGTTTTTAAACATTCTTTGGACTGCTGAAAAGTTCTAGAGAACCCAAAAGcttgcacatctagtttggcccatgGACTAAATTTCTACTCCACTCGAAACTAAAGATCAAACTAGATGTAATAGGGGCAGCCATTTCTTGTTCATGTGTCTGTCCTATTCCCATACAAAGTAGAGAGTGCAGAGAGtctgatttttacctcaaaaAGGAATCATAGGCAACTGAAaattccctggcagttttcaaaacaCATTTTTCTTCCTCGCATATTATGTATCTATTGTGTATATGCAGTGGAATTGGTCCTAACATACCAGATAGGTTCTGGAAtggacagaggcaaagggcaaACCAAACTTGCTTACTAAGTTATCCCAGCCTCAAAATGTGCCAGATGTATAACAGAAAAACAACCTTAGTGGCTAAGAAAGAGACCAAACATGAAGCCCAAACAGAACACATATTAATGTTGCTGTAGAAATGTCTGTTCTTGCAAACACTGTGTATCTATTTAACCACTTTATGTGCAAGTCTGCCTTCTCAGCAGAAAATCCAGACAAACGTAGAATAGGGTAGAAAACAGCAGCCTTTGTGTGGCAAACTGTCAACTGTGTCAGTTCATTCATTTATTACACCAACTATCAGCACCCTATTTATCACTATTCCTCTGTATGTCAACTGATTCTTTCTAAAATCAGTAGTTCTGGAGTTCAAAAGGCCCTAGAAGTATCACACAAACAATCCTTGTAGCTTCCTCTGCTAATCCAGATAAGTATGAGCAAGTGTAATATAGCAGTTAGAGTGGGTctcctgggatctgggagacccaagttcaaatatTCATTCTGCCCTGGAAGATGGCTGAGTGGCCTTGAACAGTCACACACCCTCGGCCTAAccaaccttgcagggttgttgtaaggataaaacagaggaaagggCAATGTTGTAATCCACTTCAGGTCGTCATTGGACAGGAAAGCCAGGTATAAAGGAAGTATATTAAATCAGATGAGTATGGACCAAATGCATAGTGGTTAAGCCACTGGGCCGCGAATCAGCACTTTTACTGGTTctaatcctactactgccatgagctcagcaggtggcttggggtaagccactcctctcacccccagctccccatgtgtattgtggggataaaaataacactgactttgttcaccactctgagtgagcactaaTCCGTcagtacagttgttgttgttgaccaAACTCAGCAAAGGAATATGAAGGCATGCCTTAGGAGACCAAAAGCACCTTTTTCACCAAGGACAAAGGGCAGTTTGGATGAGGTCCGACTTAAATTAAGCCCTGCTGAGATCTCAAGGATAGTGATCTAACTCCTGTGATCACAACCACAGCACTCAAACTTCAACTGCAGCCAAGGCAACAAGCCTCCCAATTCTCCAATCTCCACGCATACCTCGCCTCCACCAGGCATGTGAATAAATGCCCCCTCGGGGCGCCCCTGCAGCTGCTCACGGTCCGGCACTTTCTGGGGTTTTCTGGCAAGCCTCCCCTGCTTTAGTAGCTACATGGCAGGCAGAAATCCAACCGCGACAGCTCCCCCCGTCCCTGTCTCAGTCTAATAAACGTACTACCGCCTTGCCAGAGTCGCACACACCAACACGcgcccctcttcctttccccgcTTTATCCAGCCCTCAAGGAACCTGACCATACTTTGCACAGCCCTCCCCCTACCACGCTGGAACCCACCTCGGCGCGGGAGTTGCTTTTCACATAGACGCGGCCTTGATCCGTGTGGAAGCTCTCGCCGTGGCTGATGCAGCCGCCCCCCGAGTGGCCGGCGGGCCGCAGCACCGACGTGCCCAGCTCCCGCCGCAGAACAGCCTCCATCCCTCCggagcgcagcgcagcgcagcggcTTGGTCCCGGCGACCTCTCAGCCGGGCAACAAAACAAGCCTTCTCCGCTGCGCCATGTGACTGGCCAGGTCAGAGTCTCAAGCCCGCCCCCTCGGCCAATGAAAAGGGAAGGACGTCGTCGAGCGCCCGAGAGGAGGAGGCGCGGCGAGTGGAAGGTTTGCAGCCGGGAACAAGCGGTGGCCGCTGCCGCTTCTTGCCTTGTGGGATGGGATTCTGGGAAGCGGAAGGCCGGGCTGCAGTGGCAGGGAGGGAAAGGCCCATTAGTTCTATTCACGGTTATGTGGATCCTCCAGCCAAACGTTCTTATTTTGCTAAACCCCGCCAGTTGTAATATTTGTACAGTCTTCTTCGTGATGAAATGTGTATATTGTTTTTCAACACAAGCGTTCTCCAATCAGTTTACATTAAAATGGTACAACTAAAATAACATGAAACACAGAAGTTAACAACATAGGGGGAAACGCTGCGTGCATGGCGCTTGATCAGGCCTCAACAGAGGCGCGCTTGATCGCTGTTTCCTCCGTTGCCAGCTATGGGGAAGGAAATTCTTTTCTCCGGGGAAAGAGAGcgctgtaggctggagatcagttgcaattccaggagatctccaaaccccacctggaggttggaatcTGTGTCCAAAGGACTCAACCGTAGCAGTAAAAGCTGAAGCCTCGGGAGGTGGATGTTGACCTTTCCTCCACTCCAAGGGTCACAGAATAAAGTCAAAACAAAAAACATCTGCTGCAATTCCCCTTCTCCTGAATACATTTCAGGACTACATGACTGCATCTTTTTAGCATAACAACACTTTTTAATAGCATAGAATACAGCAGTGCTTCTTTTTCAGTATCTGTTTCAGACCTGCATG
Proteins encoded in this window:
- the LOC129329248 gene encoding ketosamine-3-kinase-like is translated as MEAVLRRELGTSVLRPAGHSGGGCISHGESFHTDQGRVYVKSNSRAEARRMFDGEMASLTAILQTQTVKVPKPIKVIDLPEGGAMFVMEHLDMRSLNRHAEKLGTQLADLHLHNQKLGEKLKKDGSTIGKVEEQSDVQFVEKFGFHAVTCCGYLPQVNDWQQDWVTFFARQRIQPQMDMIEKNSGDREARELWAQLQLKIPSLFGDMEIIPALLHGDLWGGNVAEDDSGPIIFDPASFYGHSEYELAIAGMFGGFSGSFYSAYHNKIPKAPGFEKRLKLYQLFHYMNHWNHFGGGYRGSSINIMRNLVK